From Pseudanabaena sp. PCC 6802, one genomic window encodes:
- a CDS encoding IS5 family transposase has product MRRSYNTDLSNQEWEIIAPMLPKPSKWGRPPKTNMRELLNAIFYILKNGCTWQNLPHDFPPYSTVYFYWQRWERTGLLEEINRKLSQQFREKVSKEATPSLVSIDSQSVKTTESAGSRGFDGGKQIKGRKRFAMVDTLGLVVKVLVCAANIGERAGAKQLLQNLTSPLPRLEKILVDAGFSGDEITQWVNDNFGWLWEVSKRADNQKGFVVESKRWVVERTFAWLGNCRRLSKDYEFYEQMSESFIYLALIRKMLRNLATATS; this is encoded by the coding sequence ATGCGCCGATCCTATAATACCGATTTATCCAACCAAGAATGGGAAATTATCGCACCCATGCTACCCAAACCATCAAAATGGGGTAGGCCACCCAAAACAAATATGCGAGAGTTACTGAATGCCATTTTCTATATACTCAAAAATGGTTGTACATGGCAGAATCTACCCCATGACTTTCCGCCTTACTCAACGGTCTATTTCTACTGGCAAAGGTGGGAAAGAACTGGGCTACTGGAGGAGATTAATCGCAAATTGAGCCAACAATTTAGGGAAAAGGTTAGTAAAGAGGCGACCCCAAGCTTGGTGAGTATCGATAGCCAGAGTGTGAAGACAACAGAAAGTGCGGGCAGTCGAGGTTTTGATGGCGGTAAGCAAATCAAGGGCAGAAAACGCTTCGCTATGGTTGACACCTTGGGCTTAGTTGTAAAGGTGTTGGTGTGTGCAGCTAACATCGGTGAAAGAGCAGGAGCTAAGCAGTTGTTACAGAATCTCACATCTCCATTACCACGATTAGAGAAAATTCTGGTTGATGCTGGATTCTCTGGTGATGAAATCACACAATGGGTCAACGACAACTTCGGATGGCTTTGGGAAGTTAGCAAACGGGCAGACAATCAGAAAGGTTTTGTAGTGGAGTCAAAGCGTTGGGTGGTAGAGCGAACCTTTGCTTGGTTAGGTAATTGTCGTAGACTAAGCAAGGATTATGAATTTTATGAGCAAATGTCTGAATCGTTTATTTACTTGGCTTTAATCCGCAAAATGCTAAGAAATCTGGCAACTGCGACTTCCTAA
- a CDS encoding alr0857 family protein, with protein sequence MLKINYIESGLHLEWTACSVESFVSNRVILALRSGATIHVEPGCASFLLPIQTPDLALLDEAIRSDRSKTISLGIVDAQYVEVSVKGVWVASAPDAEEGIFASALSDRVEFYLHRVWQLTQPHAGVSTS encoded by the coding sequence ATGTTGAAAATCAACTATATCGAATCCGGATTGCATTTGGAGTGGACTGCCTGCTCTGTGGAATCCTTTGTCTCCAATCGCGTAATTTTGGCACTGCGCAGTGGTGCTACGATTCACGTCGAACCCGGCTGTGCTTCATTTCTACTGCCAATCCAAACTCCCGATCTAGCGCTTTTAGATGAAGCGATTAGAAGCGATCGCTCTAAAACCATTTCGCTGGGAATCGTTGATGCTCAGTATGTGGAAGTTAGCGTTAAGGGCGTATGGGTGGCATCCGCTCCCGATGCTGAAGAAGGAATTTTCGCATCTGCTTTGAGCGATCGCGTGGAATTCTATCTGCATAGGGTATGGCAGTTGACTCAACCTCACGCAGGTGTTAGCACGTCATAA
- a CDS encoding HNH endonuclease, with protein MTQAKHLEPEVLRQTVVVFSQNYLPICRINIKRAIALLIAGRAEPLSYMGDRGWQVIAPRLVLFVPEHIRLTIGKTERLWRVPPVNRKEVLRRDNHTCQYCGSVKHLTLDHVLPRSKGGSHTWENVVTACERCNQSKGDRTPHEAGMTLRTKPKAPVHPTVAFAEQFWREQKGSHS; from the coding sequence GTGACACAGGCAAAACATTTAGAACCAGAAGTACTGCGACAGACGGTAGTAGTATTTTCGCAAAACTATCTGCCCATCTGTCGAATCAACATCAAACGAGCGATTGCGCTTCTGATTGCAGGTCGTGCTGAACCCCTAAGTTACATGGGCGATCGGGGTTGGCAGGTGATCGCACCGCGCCTGGTGCTATTCGTACCGGAGCATATCCGTCTCACGATTGGCAAAACCGAGCGGCTGTGGCGAGTTCCACCCGTTAATCGCAAAGAGGTACTGCGGCGCGACAACCACACCTGCCAGTACTGTGGCAGTGTAAAACATCTGACGCTCGACCACGTGCTGCCCCGTTCTAAAGGCGGCTCCCATACATGGGAGAACGTCGTCACTGCCTGCGAGCGGTGCAATCAGTCCAAGGGCGATCGCACGCCTCACGAGGCAGGGATGACCTTACGAACTAAGCCCAAAGCTCCCGTACATCCTACAGTTGCCTTTGCCGAACAATTTTGGCGGGAACAAAAGGGAAGCCACAGCTAG